One genomic region from Paroceanicella profunda encodes:
- a CDS encoding LysR family transcriptional regulator, producing MAEQNRTGPDWEDVRVFLAVARFGSLSAAARSLGINHATVSRRMRSLEEALGERLVERRPDGYVLTPAGTRILGPASEMEVAAGILSRGGDDDRPKGLVRINAPPSLTQTFLVSRLAKLAIEQPGLDLNLASDVRSVSLERRETDIALRLARPVDGDVYATQLVSLGFGFYGSEACCRRIEEGNEPVFVGFDELNAHLPEAIWLSRHFPKARMSFRTNSQTTQAVAAREGAGLAMLPYFVGKADPDLKLCVLAQRPPARGIWLVTRRQDRRDLPIRVVSDHLRMIFARERDLFERAH from the coding sequence ACAGGTCCTGATTGGGAAGACGTCCGGGTATTCCTTGCAGTCGCGCGCTTTGGCAGCCTTTCGGCGGCTGCGCGTTCGCTTGGCATCAACCATGCCACGGTGTCCCGGCGCATGAGGTCGCTCGAGGAAGCGCTCGGCGAGCGACTCGTTGAGCGTCGGCCGGACGGGTATGTTCTGACACCAGCCGGGACTCGGATTCTGGGTCCGGCCAGCGAGATGGAGGTTGCGGCTGGCATACTCAGCCGCGGGGGAGATGACGATCGCCCGAAGGGCCTGGTCCGCATCAACGCGCCGCCAAGCCTCACACAGACGTTTCTCGTCAGCCGCCTCGCAAAGCTCGCCATCGAGCAGCCGGGCCTGGATCTCAACCTTGCATCGGATGTACGCTCGGTGAGCCTTGAGCGGAGGGAGACCGACATTGCGCTGCGGCTCGCGCGACCTGTTGACGGCGATGTGTATGCGACACAATTGGTCTCGCTGGGCTTCGGGTTCTATGGCAGCGAAGCCTGCTGTCGACGGATCGAGGAGGGAAACGAGCCCGTCTTTGTCGGCTTCGACGAATTGAATGCGCATCTCCCTGAAGCGATCTGGCTTTCGCGCCACTTTCCGAAAGCGCGCATGTCGTTCAGAACGAACAGCCAGACAACCCAAGCTGTCGCAGCCCGTGAGGGTGCTGGGCTAGCGATGTTGCCGTACTTTGTCGGTAAAGCAGATCCTGATCTCAAGCTCTGCGTGCTTGCGCAGAGGCCACCCGCGCGAGGGATCTGGTTGGTCACTCGGCGTCAGGATCGCAGAGACCTTCCGATCCGTGTCGTCTCCGATCACCTTCGAATGATATTTGCGCGAGAGCGAGACCTTTTCGAGCGCGCGCATTAA
- a CDS encoding SDR family oxidoreductase: protein MAGSIAGKVVLVFGGAGGIGSAAARDLAAKGAQIAIADIDEDGMVVVVDDIVRSNGVARPYPVDVTVKDDVASVAEDIVRDFGRIDVLINAAGVMFIRPLVEIHTVEWETTIDLNLKGTLWGIAAVLPYFLKQQSGHIINLGSVHGLKVFSPGGAVHSASKFAVRALSEGLRAELASTPIRVTTVTPGAVDTGIQNRTTGTDSARMQEIYKKAIPASAVSRAIAFAMEQPDAVDINEIVVRPSAQLI, encoded by the coding sequence ATGGCTGGCAGTATCGCCGGAAAGGTTGTTCTCGTTTTCGGTGGTGCCGGCGGAATCGGCTCCGCGGCGGCGCGCGACCTTGCAGCCAAGGGCGCGCAGATCGCAATTGCCGACATCGATGAGGACGGGATGGTGGTCGTTGTCGACGATATCGTGCGGTCCAACGGTGTGGCGCGGCCATATCCGGTCGATGTCACGGTGAAGGACGACGTCGCCAGTGTCGCCGAGGACATTGTCCGGGATTTCGGGCGCATCGACGTGCTCATCAACGCCGCCGGCGTCATGTTCATTCGACCACTCGTCGAGATCCATACCGTCGAGTGGGAGACAACGATCGATCTGAACCTGAAGGGGACGCTTTGGGGTATCGCTGCGGTCTTGCCCTATTTCCTCAAGCAGCAAAGCGGGCACATCATCAATCTCGGTTCTGTCCACGGGCTCAAGGTGTTCTCTCCTGGCGGCGCCGTTCATTCGGCGTCAAAGTTCGCTGTACGAGCCTTGTCGGAGGGATTGCGGGCAGAGTTGGCGAGCACGCCCATTCGCGTGACGACCGTGACACCGGGAGCAGTCGATACCGGCATCCAAAACAGGACGACGGGTACGGACAGCGCGCGGATGCAAGAAATCTACAAGAAGGCGATTCCAGCGAGTGCCGTTTCGCGAGCGATTGCTTTCGCGATGGAGCAGCCAGACGCTGTCGACATCAACGAGATCGTCGTGCGGCCGTCGGCTCAGCTCATCTGA
- a CDS encoding MFS transporter, which yields MLPALSPEARVPDANALAPALMPARRRGAALSIATGGRTLALVFGVPLGAIAGNRFGWRMTCGGVALATVATLGLLAGLPRDSGRDMAVVTRRDWIAVVVRPDILPAWRVMMLRTVGIFTICTCLAPCLTAAISMARSATCCPVETGAHVMVLPGGAPAETIIDYVGRGAADSCREHVAPCGDERSIPEMPALRISAPRQMPKRIRARTDALAARAPDLAGAVSLPKVRMSPHAV from the coding sequence ATGCTCCCCGCCCTGTCGCCGGAAGCGCGTGTACCAGATGCCAATGCGCTGGCCCCGGCCCTCATGCCCGCGCGGCGGCGGGGCGCTGCGCTGTCGATTGCGACCGGAGGAAGGACGCTCGCCCTGGTGTTTGGTGTGCCGCTCGGTGCGATCGCCGGAAATCGTTTCGGTTGGCGGATGACCTGCGGCGGTGTCGCCCTGGCGACAGTCGCCACGCTTGGGCTCCTGGCCGGCCTGCCGCGCGATAGCGGACGCGACATGGCCGTGGTGACGCGGCGTGACTGGATAGCGGTTGTCGTTCGCCCTGACATACTGCCCGCATGGCGCGTCATGATGCTCAGGACTGTGGGGATATTCACGATCTGCACCTGTCTTGCCCCCTGTCTCACTGCCGCCATCAGCATGGCCCGGAGCGCCACCTGCTGCCCCGTCGAAACCGGGGCCCATGTGATGGTCCTGCCCGGTGGCGCACCGGCGGAGACGATCATCGACTACGTGGGTCGCGGCGCTGCCGACAGCTGTCGGGAACATGTCGCGCCTTGCGGGGATGAGCGGTCGATCCCGGAAATGCCCGCCCTGCGCATCTCCGCGCCACGCCAGATGCCGAAACGGATCCGCGCCCGAACCGACGCGCTGGCCGCCAGAGCGCCTGACCTGGCAGGAGCGGTATCGCTGCCGAAAGTCCGGATGTCTCCGCACGCCGTCTGA
- a CDS encoding tetratricopeptide repeat protein produces MTNSTAAPSGTGPGRALREAGRLLDAGRLAEAEARFSDVLTLRPGHVAALAGRITTALKSGHMELALSRGRDALKLRPCAVEVIAAYGEALIAAGQADQAVALLDRLPPRPRNTVPVRMLAATLAIRMADFARAETHFDAVLALEPGHVEASLGRIESVLRRDEADRAAALALNAVAAHPEDEKIVNRCAGVLRRGGRPREAARLLLRALRRAPRSARLRCSLAECYAELQRDEGADRHFSTVLAARPGHVAALLGRAELALRRGDFDGLMALLRAATEAHPQDRNCLQRAARLLARAGQHAAAVEVADTLVESFPDTAAHWLLSTRLNRELGNVTAVQEARSRAERLRGLRANDYHALAEGALLDGDVREALSAVARGLQAFPGSLRLRLMDVRILRRADRPGDVVRALRDMLRAHGTQAPVHAELGSFWLDQGKPAAALRSLARAVAINPEDRSLRAKYLRAALDCPAGAPVVAREVDALLAAETPRAADLPLIRCLAIEGAQRLGPDVLARLRGQLATLAPLLGERDATDLLTLADAAGDAAACERALARLVDCGPKSMKACRQLVILFRPICSDEGFRRLAARLMETIHPGLRAELDAEVALLDEGPTGALRRYRTHRFARRTLRQALLLLRLLSIAGERARALRYGRACLRRWPGDLAMLKAQYEVLMQQGRAQELDTLLDSAMPAGRRARATHLRLRARLLAEASRPDAALALFEQADRLDPDGARIAQTFDLMVTAGRLEEAGAQIGRMQGTADAPGLNIRHLSTTLSGNLLNDLRLFSAEAARAGPGAEADLAAQFVVAARRAIAQWMDRAPAAGPAQARAIPRRILQYWNTQDIPAPVRDVMRSWSAVDAASHRVWTREEARAFLSARFGAAHLRAFRLANHVAEEADFLRLCLLYAEGGLYADADDRLAAPDIFERLPAHAGLVCFREHRGSLSNNIIAARPGHPVIGRAKEMALEALLARDNDSAWSKTGPGVLTRAAAACLLDPAIDTSDLAIIQVSELRRMVQIHVPIPYKKTVRYWDHHSRTVSHSLRGLIGYVTSRPEAGNTPRLRDI; encoded by the coding sequence ATGACCAACAGCACGGCCGCTCCCTCCGGCACGGGGCCCGGGCGCGCGCTGCGCGAGGCAGGCCGGTTGCTCGATGCCGGGCGCCTTGCGGAGGCGGAAGCGCGGTTTTCCGACGTGCTGACCCTGCGGCCGGGCCATGTGGCGGCGCTGGCCGGGCGCATCACCACGGCGCTGAAGTCCGGACACATGGAGCTGGCGCTGAGCCGGGGCCGCGACGCGCTGAAGCTGCGCCCGTGTGCGGTGGAGGTGATCGCCGCCTATGGTGAGGCGCTGATCGCGGCCGGGCAGGCCGATCAGGCGGTTGCGCTGCTGGACAGGCTGCCGCCCCGGCCGCGAAACACGGTGCCCGTCCGGATGCTTGCCGCGACGCTCGCTATCCGCATGGCGGACTTCGCCCGGGCCGAGACGCATTTCGACGCCGTGCTGGCGCTGGAGCCGGGGCATGTGGAGGCCAGCCTTGGCCGCATCGAGAGCGTGCTGCGGCGTGACGAGGCGGACAGGGCCGCGGCCCTCGCGCTGAACGCCGTCGCCGCACATCCCGAGGACGAGAAGATCGTGAACCGCTGCGCCGGCGTGCTCCGGCGCGGCGGCCGGCCGCGCGAGGCGGCACGGCTTCTCCTGCGGGCGCTGCGCCGGGCCCCGCGCAGCGCCCGTCTGCGCTGCAGCCTGGCGGAATGCTACGCCGAGCTTCAGCGCGACGAGGGTGCGGACCGGCATTTCAGCACCGTGCTCGCCGCCCGGCCCGGCCATGTTGCGGCGCTGCTGGGCCGGGCCGAACTGGCGCTGAGGCGGGGCGATTTCGACGGGCTGATGGCCCTCCTGCGCGCGGCCACGGAGGCGCACCCGCAGGACCGGAATTGCCTGCAGCGCGCGGCCCGGCTTCTGGCGCGGGCGGGGCAGCATGCCGCCGCCGTCGAGGTGGCCGACACCCTGGTCGAGAGCTTCCCCGACACCGCCGCGCACTGGCTGCTCTCCACCCGCCTCAACCGCGAGCTGGGCAATGTCACCGCCGTGCAGGAGGCGCGGAGCCGGGCAGAGCGCCTTCGGGGCCTTCGCGCGAACGATTACCATGCGCTGGCCGAGGGCGCGCTGCTCGACGGCGATGTACGGGAGGCACTGAGCGCTGTGGCGCGCGGGCTGCAGGCTTTCCCGGGAAGCCTGCGGCTGCGGCTGATGGACGTCCGCATCCTGCGGCGCGCCGACCGGCCGGGCGACGTGGTCCGCGCCCTGCGCGACATGCTGAGGGCGCATGGAACGCAGGCGCCGGTGCACGCCGAGCTGGGGAGCTTCTGGCTGGACCAGGGCAAGCCGGCGGCGGCGCTGCGCAGCCTGGCCCGGGCGGTTGCGATCAACCCGGAGGACCGCTCCCTCCGGGCGAAATACCTGCGCGCCGCGCTCGACTGCCCGGCCGGTGCACCGGTGGTGGCGCGGGAGGTCGACGCGCTGCTGGCCGCGGAGACACCGCGCGCCGCCGACCTGCCGCTGATCCGCTGCCTCGCGATCGAGGGCGCGCAACGGCTTGGCCCCGACGTGCTGGCGCGCCTGCGCGGCCAGCTTGCCACGCTCGCTCCCCTGCTCGGCGAACGGGACGCGACGGACCTGCTCACCCTTGCGGATGCCGCGGGCGATGCGGCGGCCTGTGAGCGGGCCCTGGCCCGGCTGGTCGACTGCGGCCCGAAGAGCATGAAGGCCTGCCGGCAGCTCGTGATCCTGTTCCGCCCCATCTGTTCGGACGAGGGGTTCCGGCGGCTCGCCGCGCGGCTGATGGAGACCATCCACCCGGGCCTGCGCGCGGAGCTCGACGCGGAGGTGGCCCTGCTGGACGAAGGCCCCACCGGGGCGCTGCGCCGCTACCGCACGCACCGCTTCGCCCGCCGCACGCTGCGCCAGGCCCTGCTGCTGCTGCGCCTGCTCAGCATCGCCGGGGAGCGCGCGCGCGCGCTCCGCTACGGCCGCGCCTGCCTGCGGCGCTGGCCGGGCGACCTCGCGATGCTCAAGGCGCAGTACGAGGTTCTGATGCAGCAGGGCAGGGCGCAGGAGCTCGACACCCTGCTGGACAGCGCCATGCCCGCGGGGCGCCGCGCCCGGGCGACCCACCTGCGCCTGCGCGCGCGCCTGCTGGCGGAGGCCTCGCGGCCCGATGCGGCGCTGGCGCTCTTCGAGCAGGCGGACCGGCTGGACCCGGACGGGGCGCGCATCGCCCAGACCTTCGACCTGATGGTGACGGCGGGGCGGCTGGAGGAGGCCGGCGCGCAGATCGGCCGGATGCAGGGCACCGCGGACGCGCCGGGGCTGAACATCCGCCACCTCAGCACCACTCTGAGCGGCAACCTCCTCAACGATCTCAGGCTTTTCAGCGCGGAGGCCGCGCGGGCCGGCCCGGGGGCGGAGGCCGATCTCGCGGCGCAGTTCGTGGTGGCCGCGCGCCGCGCGATCGCGCAGTGGATGGACCGCGCGCCCGCCGCGGGGCCGGCGCAGGCGCGCGCCATTCCCCGGCGCATCCTCCAGTACTGGAACACGCAGGACATTCCGGCCCCGGTGCGCGACGTGATGCGCTCCTGGTCCGCCGTGGACGCCGCGAGCCACAGGGTGTGGACCCGGGAGGAGGCGCGGGCCTTCCTCTCCGCGCGGTTCGGAGCCGCGCACCTGCGGGCGTTCCGGCTGGCCAACCACGTGGCCGAGGAGGCGGATTTCCTCCGCCTCTGCCTGCTCTACGCCGAGGGCGGCCTCTACGCGGACGCGGATGACAGGCTGGCGGCGCCGGACATCTTCGAGCGGCTGCCCGCCCATGCGGGGCTGGTGTGCTTTCGGGAGCATCGCGGCTCGCTCTCCAACAACATCATCGCGGCCCGGCCGGGGCACCCGGTGATCGGCAGGGCGAAGGAAATGGCGCTGGAGGCGCTGCTCGCGCGCGACAACGACAGCGCCTGGAGCAAGACCGGCCCCGGCGTGCTGACACGGGCCGCCGCCGCCTGCCTGCTGGACCCCGCCATCGACACCAGCGATCTCGCGATCATCCAGGTCAGCGAGCTGCGCCGGATGGTGCAGATCCACGTCCCGATCCCCTACAAGAAGACCGTGCGCTACTGGGACCATCACAGCCGGACCGTTTCGCACTCCCTGCGGGGCCTGATCGGCTACGTGACCTCGCGCCCGGAGGCGGGGAACACGCCCCGGCTGCGGGACATCTGA
- a CDS encoding extracellular solute-binding protein, which produces MKTILTSTALALALAPLAMQGAAAKELVISGYGGLWEQAVRTCFEAPYTALTGNTVAITMGAPNQWINQIKAAPGTPPIDLLMIPSSGAFDAIKSDIVEPIDTARVPNYAEVSQQFKDFTKGMGSVYVYGAMGLMYDSTVVTDAPKTWQEFVDGTIAGKWRASIPGLDYGSSGIASTVWMLAHVSGGDVDNADQGFEDIAKMQESGNLVFWNNANELLNQIGSGEADIGMYWDGRSWAFIDDDHADIRYVNPEPGSVAAMTWVQKVKGGDDSAWDLMNIVLSAEGQACYGNMMRYGMSNANVTYDPAVAPQITRMDSIVIPPFEQIAEKMPEWVDRWNREIH; this is translated from the coding sequence ATGAAAACCATTCTCACCTCCACCGCGCTGGCTCTGGCGCTGGCCCCTCTGGCCATGCAGGGCGCCGCTGCGAAGGAACTCGTGATCTCGGGCTATGGCGGGCTGTGGGAGCAGGCGGTGCGCACCTGTTTCGAGGCGCCCTACACCGCGCTCACCGGCAACACGGTAGCCATCACCATGGGCGCGCCGAACCAGTGGATCAACCAGATCAAGGCCGCGCCGGGCACCCCGCCGATCGACCTGCTGATGATCCCCTCCAGCGGCGCCTTCGACGCGATCAAGAGCGACATCGTGGAGCCGATCGACACCGCCAGGGTGCCGAACTACGCGGAAGTGTCCCAGCAGTTCAAGGACTTCACCAAGGGCATGGGCTCGGTCTACGTCTACGGCGCCATGGGGCTGATGTACGATTCCACCGTGGTCACCGATGCGCCGAAGACCTGGCAGGAGTTCGTGGACGGCACCATCGCCGGCAAGTGGCGCGCCTCGATCCCGGGCCTGGACTACGGCTCCAGCGGCATCGCCTCCACGGTGTGGATGCTGGCGCATGTCTCGGGCGGCGACGTGGACAACGCCGACCAGGGCTTCGAGGACATCGCCAAGATGCAGGAAAGCGGCAACCTGGTGTTCTGGAACAACGCCAACGAGCTGCTGAACCAGATCGGCTCCGGCGAGGCCGACATCGGCATGTACTGGGACGGCCGCAGCTGGGCCTTCATCGACGATGACCATGCCGACATCCGCTACGTGAACCCCGAGCCGGGCTCCGTGGCCGCGATGACCTGGGTGCAGAAGGTCAAGGGCGGCGACGACAGCGCCTGGGACCTGATGAACATCGTGCTCTCCGCCGAGGGCCAGGCCTGCTACGGCAACATGATGCGCTACGGCATGTCGAACGCCAACGTGACCTATGACCCCGCCGTGGCCCCGCAGATCACCCGGATGGACAGCATCGTGATCCCGCCCTTCGAGCAGATCGCCGAGAAGATGCCCGAATGGGTGGACCGCTGGAACCGCGAGATCCACTGA
- a CDS encoding ABC transporter ATP-binding protein, giving the protein MTQPISLDLRGVSKSYGPVQALLPLDLSVRPGELLSLLGPSGCGKTTTLRIIAGFETPDYGDVLIGGTDVTELPPDRRRLGMMFQSYGLFPHMSVLDNVAFGLKMRNVPRAERHRQAGEMLERVHLGGYRDRMIAQLSGGQQQRVALARALVTNPSILLLDEPLGALDKNLREHMQFELREIQRSLGITTILVTHDQEEALTMSDRVAVMQGGAVRQIGAPTEIYMQPKSRFVSEFLGASNIFTVRPEGAPVGGSFAARVGPENGLVRVASNGQEIGTAPLSVAIRPEHLRLVPAGEAALQGRLRSVIFRGSFFACEVMLPGQDRPILVYTQTSTDLPAPGSPVGVDWPEGRAVAIAESAA; this is encoded by the coding sequence ATGACCCAGCCCATCTCACTGGACCTCCGCGGGGTGTCCAAATCCTACGGACCCGTCCAGGCCCTGCTGCCGCTCGATCTCTCGGTCCGTCCGGGGGAGCTGCTGTCGCTGCTCGGGCCCTCGGGCTGCGGCAAGACCACCACGCTGCGCATCATCGCCGGGTTCGAGACGCCCGACTACGGCGACGTGCTGATCGGCGGCACGGACGTGACCGAGCTGCCGCCCGACCGCCGCCGCCTGGGCATGATGTTCCAGAGCTACGGGCTGTTCCCGCACATGAGCGTGCTCGACAACGTGGCCTTCGGATTGAAGATGCGCAACGTTCCCCGGGCGGAGCGGCACCGGCAGGCCGGCGAGATGCTCGAGCGCGTGCATCTGGGCGGCTACCGCGACCGGATGATCGCCCAGCTCTCCGGCGGCCAGCAGCAGCGCGTGGCGCTGGCCCGCGCGCTGGTCACCAACCCCTCCATCCTGCTGCTGGACGAGCCTCTGGGCGCGCTGGACAAGAACCTGCGCGAGCACATGCAGTTCGAGCTGCGCGAGATCCAGCGCAGCCTCGGCATCACCACCATCCTCGTCACCCATGACCAGGAGGAGGCGCTCACCATGAGCGACCGCGTTGCCGTGATGCAGGGCGGCGCCGTGCGCCAGATCGGCGCGCCGACCGAGATCTACATGCAGCCGAAGTCGCGCTTCGTCTCGGAATTCCTCGGCGCCTCGAACATATTCACCGTCCGCCCGGAGGGGGCCCCGGTCGGCGGCAGCTTCGCCGCGCGGGTGGGCCCGGAGAACGGGCTGGTCCGCGTGGCCAGCAACGGACAGGAGATCGGCACGGCGCCGCTCAGCGTCGCCATCCGCCCCGAGCACCTGCGCCTCGTCCCCGCCGGGGAGGCCGCGCTGCAGGGCCGGCTGCGCAGCGTCATCTTCCGCGGCAGCTTCTTCGCCTGCGAGGTGATGCTGCCGGGCCAGGACAGGCCGATCCTCGTCTACACCCAGACCAGCACCGACCTGCCGGCCCCCGGCAGCCCGGTCGGCGTGGACTGGCCGGAGGGCCGCGCCGTCGCCATCGCGGAGAGCGCCGCATGA
- a CDS encoding ABC transporter permease, whose amino-acid sequence MSTLPDAPAPRPNRAYRLARNSWALPALAFLLLFFAAPLIRNTLTSFSGAEEGSGQYFDNYIRLFTDAFYAGVLLETLKVSVLVTLICLVIGYPVAYFMVRYAGRWNPFLVFCLIAPLLTSIIMRTFGWEVIFARKGLLNLFLMDAGLISRPLDLLRNPVSVYIGLAHVLAPFMVLSITAVLQGADRRLEEAARVLGAGPWRTFLNVTWPMSLEGVMTGSILVFVLTNGSFLTMLLLGGGTVKTLAMLIYQQFNLTQDVAFASAMGNVLLLIALIGLVLQSRVVSRRRAK is encoded by the coding sequence ATGAGCACGTTGCCGGACGCGCCCGCGCCCCGCCCGAACCGCGCCTACCGCCTGGCCCGCAACAGCTGGGCGCTGCCGGCGCTGGCCTTCCTGCTGCTGTTCTTCGCCGCGCCGCTGATCCGCAACACCCTCACCAGCTTCAGCGGCGCGGAAGAAGGCTCCGGCCAGTATTTCGACAATTACATCCGCCTGTTCACCGATGCGTTCTATGCCGGCGTGCTGCTGGAAACGCTGAAGGTGAGCGTGCTCGTCACGCTCATCTGCCTGGTGATCGGCTATCCGGTGGCCTATTTCATGGTCCGCTACGCCGGGCGCTGGAACCCGTTCCTGGTGTTCTGCCTGATCGCGCCGCTGCTCACCTCGATCATCATGCGCACCTTCGGCTGGGAGGTGATCTTCGCGCGCAAGGGGCTGCTGAACCTGTTCCTGATGGATGCCGGGCTGATCTCGCGGCCGCTCGACCTGCTGCGCAACCCGGTCTCGGTCTACATCGGCCTCGCGCATGTGCTGGCGCCCTTCATGGTGCTGTCGATCACCGCCGTGCTGCAGGGCGCGGACCGGCGGCTGGAGGAGGCGGCCCGGGTGCTGGGCGCCGGCCCCTGGCGCACCTTCCTCAATGTCACCTGGCCGATGAGCCTGGAGGGGGTGATGACCGGGTCGATCCTGGTCTTCGTGCTCACCAACGGCAGTTTCCTCACCATGCTGCTGCTCGGCGGAGGCACGGTGAAGACCCTGGCGATGCTGATCTACCAGCAGTTCAACCTGACACAGGACGTCGCCTTCGCCAGCGCCATGGGCAACGTGCTGCTGCTCATCGCGCTGATCGGGCTGGTCCTGCAATCGCGGGTCGTGTCCCGCAGGAGGGCGAAATGA
- a CDS encoding ABC transporter permease: MSEITRTGRKRRPPRNPAKLVLGLWAGLFVVFLLLPMVVVVAVSFSSASFVSFPIPGFSLRWYARAFDYAPFMSSLLTSIELAVAATLVGTLLGIPAAIAVARSRHPVANAMSNFLLTPLSMPEIVLGFALLYFLASLRIGSGFLSLLIAHSIVAIPYISRTVMSVYRAIPASHEEAGAVLGASRFQILRQIILPQIMPGVFAGGMFSMLISFDNVSLSYFFGSAHTSTLPVVMLSYMENQFDPSIAAISTIQMLIAIVTLFAIHRAYGIQRLTSM, translated from the coding sequence ATGAGCGAGATCACCCGGACCGGGCGCAAGCGCCGCCCGCCGCGCAACCCCGCGAAGCTGGTGCTGGGCCTCTGGGCCGGGCTGTTCGTGGTGTTCCTGCTGCTGCCGATGGTGGTGGTGGTGGCGGTGTCCTTCTCCTCCGCCTCATTCGTGTCCTTCCCGATCCCCGGCTTCTCGCTGCGCTGGTACGCGCGGGCCTTCGACTATGCGCCCTTCATGAGCTCGCTGCTCACCAGCATCGAGCTGGCCGTGGCGGCCACGCTGGTGGGCACGCTGCTGGGCATTCCCGCGGCCATCGCCGTGGCCCGCTCGCGCCACCCGGTGGCGAACGCGATGTCGAACTTCCTGCTCACGCCGCTGTCGATGCCCGAGATCGTGCTGGGCTTCGCGCTGCTCTACTTCCTCGCCAGCCTGCGGATCGGCAGCGGGTTCCTGTCGCTGCTCATCGCCCATTCCATCGTGGCGATCCCCTACATCTCGCGCACGGTGATGTCGGTCTACCGCGCCATTCCCGCCAGCCACGAGGAAGCCGGCGCGGTGCTCGGCGCCAGCCGGTTCCAGATCCTGCGCCAGATCATCCTGCCGCAGATCATGCCGGGCGTGTTCGCCGGGGGGATGTTCTCGATGCTGATCTCCTTCGACAACGTCTCGCTGTCGTATTTCTTCGGCTCGGCGCATACATCCACATTGCCGGTGGTTATGCTGAGCTACATGGAAAACCAGTTCGACCCCTCCATCGCCGCCATCAGCACCATCCAGATGCTGATCGCCATCGTGACCCTGTTCGCCATTCACCGGGCCTACGGCATCCAGCGGCTGACCAGCATGTGA
- a CDS encoding NAD(P)/FAD-dependent oxidoreductase, which produces MTTTAPPPAPTRAAPGAPSRFWDLGVPDYEPRQDRPGASADVAIVGAGFSGLACGIALARRGFSVAVFEQGAIAHGASGRSGGMVGPSFHKLGMAGLTAKYGAQKAQGIMQAGMEALDHFEAFVAREELECDFQLTGRFRGARSPEDFDAMAAECARLNAQVGLPYRMVSRAEMPTFIGSTTYCGGVFYPRDGGVHPKRLVNALAGRSEALGVRLAPGTPVHAIAREAGGFRLHTAQGDVTARHVVVATNGYADARTPDMNARVVPITVTVAATRDLGADRIRAMSPRLAMHGETGRVFTWSRPTPDGRRFIFGGRICSESVAPADRPARVAASVARIFPELTAQDFEHVWHGRIAYTADHAPHLAAIDGIWHIGGYCGSGVTRSIYFAEKVAGKIAGEAGSTTAFDDLPFPKVPFRPLAPLAARVMTRYYKWLDTRDLRHRRPGV; this is translated from the coding sequence ATGACCACCACGGCACCGCCCCCCGCCCCCACACGCGCCGCCCCGGGCGCGCCGTCGCGCTTCTGGGACCTCGGCGTTCCGGATTATGAGCCCCGCCAGGACCGCCCGGGCGCCAGCGCCGACGTGGCCATCGTGGGCGCCGGCTTCTCCGGCCTCGCCTGCGGCATCGCGCTGGCCCGGCGCGGCTTCAGCGTGGCGGTGTTCGAACAGGGCGCCATCGCGCACGGCGCTTCCGGCCGCTCCGGCGGCATGGTCGGCCCCAGTTTCCACAAGCTGGGCATGGCCGGGCTCACCGCGAAATACGGCGCGCAGAAGGCGCAGGGCATCATGCAGGCCGGCATGGAGGCGCTCGACCATTTCGAGGCCTTCGTGGCGCGTGAGGAACTGGAGTGCGATTTCCAGCTCACCGGCAGGTTCCGCGGCGCGCGCAGCCCGGAGGATTTCGACGCCATGGCCGCCGAATGCGCCCGCCTCAACGCCCAGGTCGGCCTGCCCTACCGGATGGTGAGCCGGGCGGAGATGCCGACCTTCATCGGCTCCACCACCTATTGCGGCGGCGTGTTCTACCCGCGTGACGGCGGTGTCCACCCCAAGCGCCTGGTGAACGCGCTGGCGGGGCGGAGCGAAGCGCTCGGCGTGCGCCTTGCGCCCGGCACCCCGGTGCATGCCATCGCGCGCGAGGCCGGGGGCTTCCGCCTCCACACCGCACAGGGCGATGTCACCGCGCGGCACGTGGTGGTGGCCACCAACGGCTATGCGGACGCGCGGACGCCGGACATGAACGCCCGCGTCGTGCCGATCACCGTCACCGTGGCCGCAACCCGCGACCTGGGCGCGGATCGCATCCGCGCCATGTCCCCGCGGCTGGCGATGCATGGCGAAACCGGGCGGGTGTTCACCTGGTCGCGCCCCACGCCGGACGGGCGGCGCTTCATCTTCGGCGGGCGGATCTGCAGCGAGAGCGTGGCCCCGGCGGACCGGCCGGCACGCGTGGCGGCCTCCGTCGCGCGGATCTTCCCGGAGCTGACGGCGCAGGATTTCGAGCACGTCTGGCACGGCCGGATCGCCTACACCGCCGACCATGCCCCGCATCTCGCGGCCATCGACGGCATCTGGCACATCGGCGGCTACTGCGGCTCCGGGGTCACCCGGTCGATCTACTTCGCGGAGAAGGTTGCCGGGAAGATCGCCGGGGAGGCCGGCAGCACCACCGCCTTCGACGACCTGCCCTTCCCGAAGGTGCCGTTCCGCCCCCTCGCTCCGCTCGCCGCCCGGGTGATGACGCGCTACTACAAGTGGCTCGACACCCGCGACCTGCGCCACCGCCGCCCCGGAGTGTGA